In one window of Halomarina pelagica DNA:
- a CDS encoding ABC transporter permease — protein MQAVVERLLEQLSDPVLLTGVAQVAAAGALAAIVVGISRFRGLALERELGVALARGLVQIVAMGSIVGILLTVDLVWSGLVLLFMMGGATWISKERGEGLPGVVRVSFVAIALGSGLVIVTMTLAGAIEATVRNLVPVGSMIIANAMQINSLALDRFKGEIASNRAEIEAGLALGAPPAAVISRHVETGVRASLIPVVDSLKSLGWVWIPGIMAGMILGGENPIYAALYQFVIMAMIFGAGGLTSMTSSLLIGKYVFTEAEQLKEIEDGEGA, from the coding sequence ATGCAGGCGGTCGTCGAGCGGCTCCTCGAACAGCTCTCCGATCCCGTGCTCCTCACCGGGGTGGCGCAGGTCGCCGCCGCGGGCGCGCTCGCGGCGATCGTCGTCGGGATCTCGCGATTCCGCGGGCTCGCGCTGGAGCGCGAACTCGGCGTCGCGCTGGCCCGGGGACTGGTGCAGATCGTCGCGATGGGGTCGATCGTCGGGATCCTGCTGACCGTCGACCTCGTCTGGAGCGGCCTCGTCCTGCTGTTCATGATGGGCGGGGCGACGTGGATCTCGAAGGAGCGCGGCGAGGGGCTCCCCGGCGTGGTCCGCGTCTCCTTCGTCGCGATCGCCCTCGGCTCGGGGCTGGTGATCGTGACGATGACGCTCGCGGGCGCGATCGAGGCGACGGTCCGCAACCTCGTGCCCGTCGGGAGCATGATCATCGCGAACGCGATGCAGATCAACTCGCTCGCGCTCGATCGGTTCAAGGGCGAGATCGCGTCCAACCGCGCCGAGATCGAGGCGGGCCTCGCCCTCGGCGCGCCGCCCGCCGCCGTAATCTCCCGGCACGTCGAGACGGGCGTCCGGGCGTCGCTCATCCCCGTCGTCGACTCGCTGAAGAGCCTGGGATGGGTGTGGATCCCGGGGATCATGGCCGGGATGATCCTCGGCGGGGAGAACCCGATCTACGCCGCCCTCTACCAGTTCGTCATCATGGCGATGATCTTCGGCGCGGGCGGCCTGACGAGCATGACCAGCAGCCTCCTGATCGGGAAGTACGTCTTCACCGAGGCCGAGCAGCTGAAGGAGATCGAGGACGGCGAGGGGGCGTAG
- a CDS encoding phosphoribosyltransferase family protein: protein MDYAYYYERMNTEAVGRYDVSPLLADGDVFANLVADLLDPLADDYTRVVGIEALGFVLGGAAAREAGVGFVPVRKGGKLPLRDDEVLRREVTDYSGEGKTLELAVGALNGDDRVLVVDDWIETGAQMRAACDLVESADGEIAGVSVLRAHRDERTRDLFERYDVYSLG from the coding sequence ATGGACTACGCGTACTACTACGAGCGTATGAACACCGAGGCCGTCGGCCGCTACGACGTGAGCCCGCTGCTCGCCGACGGGGACGTGTTCGCGAATCTCGTCGCGGACCTGCTCGACCCGCTCGCCGACGACTACACCCGCGTCGTCGGTATCGAGGCGCTCGGATTCGTCCTCGGCGGTGCCGCCGCCCGCGAGGCCGGCGTCGGCTTCGTCCCCGTTCGGAAGGGCGGGAAGCTACCGCTCCGCGACGACGAGGTGCTCCGGCGCGAGGTGACGGACTACTCCGGGGAGGGGAAGACGCTCGAACTCGCCGTGGGCGCGCTCAACGGCGATGATCGGGTGCTCGTCGTCGACGACTGGATAGAGACCGGCGCGCAGATGCGCGCAGCGTGCGATCTCGTGGAGTCGGCGGACGGCGAGATCGCGGGAGTCAGCGTCCTCCGCGCGCACCGCGACGAGCGGACGCGCGACCTCTTCGAACGGTACGACGTGTACTCGCTCGGCTGA
- a CDS encoding translation initiation factor IF-2 subunit gamma: protein MTGNHRQPEVNIGLVGHVDHGKTTLVQALSGEWTDQHSEEMKRGISIRLGYADATFRQCPGMDAPECYTVEETCPDGSESEVLRTVSFVDAPGHETLMATMLSGAAMMDGAVLLVAANEPVPQAQTAEHLMALDIIGIENIVIAQNKVDLVNADRARENYREIEDFVEGTVAEDAPVVPISAQQEVNMDLLIQAIEESIPTPERDPDADARMQVARSFDVNRPGTTFDGLMGGVLGGSLTQGRLRVGDELEIRPGRRVEEGGQAEYLPVSTSVRSLQAGGEIVDEVSPGGLLGVGTGLDPSLTKGDSLAGQVAGPPGSLPPTWHQFTMEVELLDRLVGSEDDIEPINTGEPLMLTVGTATTVGAVTSARDDECEVKLKRPVCAEPGAIIAINRRVGTRWRLIGIGTLAE from the coding sequence ATGACAGGGAACCACCGTCAACCGGAGGTGAATATCGGACTCGTCGGCCACGTCGACCACGGCAAGACGACGCTGGTCCAGGCGCTCAGCGGCGAGTGGACCGATCAGCACTCCGAGGAGATGAAGCGGGGTATCTCCATCCGTCTCGGCTACGCCGACGCGACGTTCCGGCAGTGCCCTGGCATGGACGCGCCGGAGTGCTACACCGTCGAGGAGACGTGTCCCGACGGGTCAGAGAGTGAGGTGCTCCGGACCGTCTCGTTCGTGGACGCCCCAGGACACGAGACGCTGATGGCGACGATGCTCTCGGGCGCGGCGATGATGGACGGTGCCGTCCTGCTCGTCGCGGCGAACGAACCCGTCCCGCAGGCCCAGACCGCGGAGCACCTGATGGCGCTCGACATCATCGGCATCGAGAACATCGTCATCGCGCAGAACAAGGTCGACCTCGTGAACGCCGATCGCGCCCGCGAGAACTACCGGGAGATCGAGGACTTCGTCGAGGGGACCGTCGCGGAGGACGCGCCGGTCGTCCCGATCTCGGCCCAGCAGGAGGTCAACATGGACCTCCTCATCCAGGCGATCGAGGAGTCCATCCCGACGCCCGAGCGCGACCCCGACGCCGACGCGCGCATGCAGGTCGCGCGCAGCTTCGACGTCAACCGGCCGGGCACCACCTTCGACGGGCTGATGGGCGGCGTCCTCGGGGGGAGCCTCACGCAGGGTCGCCTGCGCGTCGGCGACGAACTCGAGATCCGCCCCGGCCGACGGGTCGAGGAGGGCGGACAGGCGGAGTACCTGCCCGTCTCCACCTCGGTTCGGTCGCTCCAGGCGGGCGGCGAGATCGTCGACGAGGTCTCGCCCGGCGGCCTCCTCGGCGTCGGCACCGGGCTCGACCCCTCGCTGACGAAGGGCGACTCGCTGGCCGGACAGGTCGCCGGACCGCCCGGCAGCCTGCCGCCGACGTGGCACCAGTTCACGATGGAGGTCGAACTGCTCGACCGGCTCGTCGGCAGCGAGGACGACATCGAGCCGATCAACACGGGTGAGCCGCTCATGCTCACCGTCGGCACGGCGACGACGGTGGGCGCGGTCACGAGCGCCCGCGACGACGAGTGCGAGGTGAAGCTGAAGCGCCCCGTCTGCGCCGAACCCGGGGCGATCATCGCGATCAACCGGCGCGTCGGCACGCGCTGGCGGCTCATCGGAATCGGGACGCTCGCCGAGTGA
- a CDS encoding MBL fold metallo-hydrolase has protein sequence MRVTLLGTGDTTGTPTVGCACDTCEAARERGVERSRFSVHVENERRGESLLVDASPDFRHQFLTQETPLPDAVVVTHVHFDHLDGLGNAYRLLGDLPVHAADETDPETGESVAETVASKFDYLDQLDVHPETPFEPFEACGLRVTLVPVDHPPLLCYGLAIEDPETGAKLSLSGDTSYGIPDDSRAVLADPDLLLADAIVPARLCEYHPIGGRHEDEEGVSRTFGTKHMTTEGALALADDLRADEVRLVHVSHFPTPEEAFGDPAAVDGERYVL, from the coding sequence ATGCGCGTCACCCTCCTCGGGACGGGCGACACCACCGGCACCCCGACGGTCGGCTGCGCGTGCGATACCTGCGAGGCGGCCCGCGAGCGCGGCGTCGAGCGCTCGCGCTTCTCCGTCCACGTCGAGAACGAACGGCGCGGCGAGTCGCTGCTCGTCGACGCGAGCCCAGACTTCCGACACCAGTTTCTCACCCAGGAGACGCCGCTTCCGGACGCGGTCGTCGTCACGCACGTCCACTTCGACCACCTCGACGGCCTCGGCAACGCCTACCGCCTGCTCGGCGACCTCCCGGTCCACGCCGCGGACGAGACGGACCCGGAGACCGGCGAGAGCGTCGCCGAGACGGTCGCCTCGAAGTTCGACTACCTCGACCAGCTCGACGTGCACCCCGAGACGCCGTTCGAGCCGTTCGAGGCGTGCGGGCTCCGGGTGACGCTCGTCCCGGTTGACCACCCGCCGCTGCTGTGCTACGGCCTGGCGATCGAGGACCCCGAGACGGGCGCGAAGCTCTCGCTGTCGGGGGACACGAGCTACGGGATCCCCGACGACTCCCGCGCGGTGCTCGCCGACCCCGACCTCCTGCTCGCGGACGCGATCGTCCCCGCCCGCCTCTGCGAGTACCACCCTATCGGCGGGAGACACGAAGACGAGGAGGGGGTGTCGCGCACGTTCGGCACGAAGCACATGACCACCGAGGGGGCGCTCGCGCTCGCCGACGACCTCCGGGCGGACGAGGTGCGCCTCGTCCACGTCTCGCACTTCCCGACCCCGGAGGAGGCGTTCGGCGACCCCGCGGCGGTCGACGGCGAGCGGTACGTGCTGTAG
- a CDS encoding ABC transporter ATP-binding protein, whose product MTPILETRNLSRTVDGERIVDDVSVAIPESTVLVVVGPSGSGKSSFLRLLDRLDEPTEGTVLIEGEDYRAIPPRDLRRRVGLVPQDPALVPGTVFENVARGPRLRGDPIDEAHVEELLERLGLAGYCDRDVEDLSGGEKQRVAIARTLLNDPDVLLLDEPTSHLDSAAEARVESLLSELIADLDLTVVMVTHDEDQARRMGDHAMVLRAGRLERVGPVEEVLP is encoded by the coding sequence ATGACGCCGATACTCGAGACGCGAAACCTCTCGCGGACCGTCGACGGCGAGCGCATCGTCGACGACGTCTCCGTCGCGATCCCCGAGTCGACGGTGCTCGTCGTCGTCGGGCCGTCGGGGTCCGGGAAGTCGTCGTTCCTCCGCCTGCTCGACCGGCTCGACGAGCCGACCGAGGGGACGGTGCTGATCGAGGGCGAGGACTACCGGGCGATCCCGCCACGGGACCTCCGCAGGCGGGTCGGCCTCGTCCCGCAGGACCCCGCGCTCGTCCCCGGCACGGTGTTCGAGAACGTCGCCCGCGGCCCGCGGCTTCGAGGCGACCCGATAGACGAAGCGCACGTCGAGGAACTCCTCGAGCGCCTCGGCCTCGCCGGGTACTGCGACCGCGACGTCGAGGACCTCTCGGGCGGCGAGAAACAGCGGGTCGCGATCGCCCGCACCCTGCTGAACGACCCGGACGTCCTGTTGCTCGACGAGCCGACCTCCCACCTCGACTCGGCGGCCGAAGCGCGCGTCGAATCGCTCCTCTCGGAGCTGATCGCCGACCTCGACCTCACCGTCGTGATGGTCACCCACGACGAGGACCAGGCGCGACGGATGGGCGACCACGCCATGGTGCTGCGGGCGGGACGCCTCGAGCGGGTCGGCCCGGTCGAGGAGGTGCTCCCGTGA
- a CDS encoding DUF5787 family protein: protein MREFAFEMALCARLESGGHLVSRQLGTSTRGRRVLDALLVEPGPEFDARTRITPDRIPDAAIEADVGTGRARYWKDCFDCHPDRARSAVERACEVGFFERERRSGRTYVRQTARYPDWFSRLVGIENKPDLGRPGDLETQLRKDVSLAVVDEIVLATESYVTRAHLNRIPEAVGVWRVHGETGAYEVVREPTPLAASEDGIDVLEERPSRTRVRVVSAAEKARLRRRLAERAYGKGWRVTFPDCPHVEDRPIAGVGGIPYCAREGRVVGPSNPCDCAEGEGEGGSGEAGSVAVPNVDLDAHRDEHSPWVRDPAGARREQAGLDRFS, encoded by the coding sequence GTGCGCGAGTTCGCGTTCGAGATGGCGCTGTGCGCCCGCCTGGAGAGCGGGGGGCACCTCGTCAGCCGACAGCTCGGGACGAGCACGCGCGGCCGGCGCGTGCTCGACGCGCTGCTCGTCGAACCCGGCCCCGAGTTCGACGCCCGGACGCGCATCACGCCCGATCGCATCCCCGACGCGGCCATCGAGGCCGACGTCGGCACCGGGCGCGCCCGCTACTGGAAGGACTGCTTCGACTGTCACCCCGACCGCGCGCGGAGCGCCGTCGAGCGCGCCTGCGAGGTCGGCTTCTTCGAGCGCGAGCGGCGCTCGGGGCGCACGTACGTCAGACAGACCGCGCGCTACCCCGACTGGTTCTCGCGCCTCGTCGGGATCGAGAACAAGCCAGACCTCGGGCGACCCGGCGACCTGGAGACGCAACTCCGGAAGGACGTGAGCCTCGCCGTCGTGGACGAGATCGTCCTCGCCACCGAGTCCTACGTGACGCGGGCGCACCTCAACCGCATCCCCGAGGCGGTGGGCGTCTGGCGGGTCCATGGGGAGACCGGCGCGTACGAGGTGGTGCGCGAGCCGACGCCGCTCGCCGCCTCCGAGGACGGGATCGACGTGCTGGAAGAGCGCCCGAGCCGGACGCGGGTGCGCGTCGTCAGCGCCGCCGAGAAGGCTCGCCTGCGCCGCCGCCTCGCCGAGCGCGCCTACGGCAAGGGCTGGCGCGTCACCTTCCCCGATTGCCCGCACGTCGAGGACCGACCGATCGCGGGCGTCGGTGGGATCCCGTACTGCGCCCGCGAGGGGCGCGTCGTCGGCCCGTCGAACCCCTGCGACTGCGCGGAGGGCGAGGGCGAAGGCGGGAGCGGCGAGGCCGGGAGCGTCGCGGTCCCCAACGTCGACCTCGACGCCCACCGCGACGAACACTCGCCGTGGGTGCGCGACCCGGCTGGCGCGCGGCGCGAGCAGGCGGGGCTGGATCGGTTCTCGTAG
- a CDS encoding thiolase family protein, which translates to MADSTPVVVRAYRTPQGKEDGVFADVRSEDLSIPLVDEILAETGLSGEDVDDLMWGCAQQRGEQGNNLARVIALLSDLGESVPATTINRWCASSAQAVISASDAIRAGQRDAIIAGGVENMSRVKMGENTGSVHPRMNEYYNVAELSMGMTAEKVAEEFDISREAQDEYALRSQRRAAEATDSGRFEDQIVPIDNGEELVTEDEGIRRDTSLEALGKLPTVFKSNGTVTPGNASQISDGAAGLLVTSEAFAEERGLEIMAEVGNNSVAGVDPTVMGIGPVPAVRKLLERTDRTIDDYDLVELNEAFASQTLYCQRELGIDDERYNVNGGAIAIGHPLGASGARLPVALVHEMGQRDANAGIATECVGFGQGAAIEFFR; encoded by the coding sequence ATGGCAGATTCGACACCGGTCGTCGTCCGCGCGTACCGCACCCCGCAGGGGAAGGAAGACGGCGTCTTCGCCGACGTCCGCAGCGAGGACCTCTCGATCCCGCTCGTCGACGAGATACTCGCCGAGACGGGCCTCTCCGGCGAGGACGTGGACGACCTGATGTGGGGGTGCGCCCAGCAGCGCGGCGAGCAGGGCAACAACCTGGCGCGGGTCATCGCGCTCCTGTCGGACCTCGGCGAGTCCGTCCCGGCCACGACGATCAACCGCTGGTGTGCGTCCTCCGCGCAGGCGGTCATCAGCGCGTCCGACGCCATCCGCGCCGGCCAGCGCGACGCGATCATCGCGGGCGGCGTCGAGAACATGTCCCGCGTGAAGATGGGCGAGAACACGGGGAGCGTCCACCCCCGGATGAACGAGTACTACAACGTCGCCGAACTCTCGATGGGGATGACCGCGGAGAAGGTCGCAGAGGAGTTCGACATCTCCCGCGAGGCGCAGGACGAGTACGCCCTGCGCAGCCAGCGGCGCGCCGCCGAGGCGACCGACTCCGGGCGCTTCGAGGACCAGATCGTCCCGATCGACAACGGCGAGGAACTGGTCACGGAGGACGAGGGAATCCGACGCGACACCTCGCTCGAGGCCCTCGGGAAACTCCCGACGGTGTTCAAGTCGAACGGCACGGTCACGCCCGGCAACGCCTCGCAGATCTCCGACGGCGCGGCGGGCCTGCTCGTCACGAGCGAGGCCTTCGCCGAGGAGCGCGGCCTCGAGATCATGGCCGAGGTGGGCAACAACAGCGTCGCGGGCGTCGATCCGACGGTCATGGGGATCGGCCCGGTCCCCGCCGTCCGGAAGCTGCTCGAACGCACCGACCGCACGATCGACGACTACGACCTCGTCGAACTCAACGAGGCGTTCGCCTCCCAGACGCTCTACTGCCAGCGCGAACTCGGCATCGACGACGAGAGGTACAACGTCAACGGCGGCGCGATCGCCATCGGCCACCCGCTCGGCGCGAGCGGCGCGCGCCTCCCCGTCGCGCTCGTCCACGAGATGGGGCAGCGGGACGCGAACGCGGGCATCGCCACCGAGTGCGTCGGCTTCGGGCAGGGTGCGGCGATCGAGTTCTTCCGATAG
- a CDS encoding hydrolase, with product MSSLDTRLELLAPDNCTVAFVDHQPLMVFGIGSIDGQTLKNNTIALAKAARAFEVPVVLTSINPAYSGDLWPELSAAAPDAEPIERTTMNPWEDEAFVAAVTATGRRKLVLAGLWTEVCVCYPALDALADGYDVYVVTDACGGTTKEAHEMAVERMIQAGVVPVTWQQVLLEFQRDWAREETYAATLDVVKEHSGAYGTGIEYVQTVVAGDASSEAPASRKPPA from the coding sequence ATGTCGTCACTCGACACGAGGCTCGAACTCCTCGCCCCCGACAACTGCACCGTCGCGTTCGTCGACCATCAGCCCCTGATGGTGTTCGGGATCGGCTCGATCGACGGGCAGACGCTGAAGAACAACACGATCGCGCTCGCGAAGGCGGCGCGCGCGTTCGAGGTGCCCGTCGTCCTCACGTCGATCAACCCGGCGTACAGCGGCGACCTCTGGCCGGAGCTGTCGGCCGCCGCTCCCGACGCCGAGCCGATCGAGCGGACGACGATGAACCCCTGGGAGGACGAGGCCTTCGTCGCCGCCGTGACCGCCACCGGTCGACGGAAGCTCGTGCTGGCGGGGCTGTGGACCGAGGTGTGCGTCTGCTACCCGGCGCTCGACGCGCTGGCGGACGGCTACGACGTGTACGTCGTCACCGACGCGTGTGGCGGAACCACGAAAGAGGCCCACGAGATGGCGGTCGAACGCATGATCCAGGCGGGCGTCGTCCCGGTCACCTGGCAGCAGGTCCTCCTCGAGTTCCAGCGCGACTGGGCGCGCGAGGAGACGTACGCCGCGACGCTCGACGTCGTCAAGGAGCACAGCGGGGCGTACGGCACGGGGATCGAGTACGTCCAGACCGTGGTCGCGGGCGACGCCTCCTCGGAGGCACCCGCGAGCAGGAAACCCCCCGCGTAG
- a CDS encoding twitching motility protein PilT, with the protein MDTSALMMPVECGVRVFDELDRLLGEYECIVPRAVLLELEGLARGSGTEATAAAVGRDLAERCTTVGTDATYADDALVELAELGACDYVVTNDRPLRDRLSVGVIGIRGRNKLAIH; encoded by the coding sequence ATGGACACCAGCGCGCTGATGATGCCGGTCGAGTGCGGCGTCCGCGTCTTCGACGAACTCGACCGCCTCCTCGGGGAGTACGAGTGTATCGTCCCCCGTGCGGTGCTCCTGGAACTCGAGGGACTCGCGCGAGGGAGCGGGACGGAGGCGACCGCCGCCGCCGTCGGCCGCGACCTCGCCGAACGCTGTACGACGGTCGGAACGGACGCGACGTACGCGGACGACGCGCTCGTCGAACTCGCCGAGCTCGGGGCGTGCGACTACGTGGTCACGAACGATCGGCCCCTGCGTGACCGCCTCTCCGTCGGAGTAATCGGTATAAGGGGGCGAAACAAACTCGCAATCCACTGA
- a CDS encoding BtrH N-terminal domain-containing protein: MHIPDYEHAPGRHCGSTSLRNLATYYGWGFDEPTCFGLASGLGFTYFELPNPPHRAFFGRPPYLERAFFENLGIGYEERSGEDWATAWGEIRARVDAGDPALVFADIYHLDYFGTDTHFSPHALLVVGYGREYEREREEEGAEDEGDGSEGDGGGHGSEEGDGGSHGSGTEYVVLSDSEFPEPQRVPVESLRAAMTVPPDLSYPTRNRYLVVTDPEIRVPVEEAVATATEATARYMLDPRDAVHDVGAFGVHGLDGVRALAADLPGWTALPDPAWTTRFAYQNVERRGTGGGAFRGLQRDFLRTVGHPYGEHVTEETAAIADAWTDAALTLREASEADEAELSRGLAAAGEAIEALADREEALYRSILD, encoded by the coding sequence ATGCACATCCCCGACTACGAGCACGCGCCGGGACGCCACTGCGGCTCTACGTCCCTGCGCAACCTCGCTACCTACTACGGCTGGGGGTTCGACGAGCCGACCTGCTTCGGCCTCGCCTCGGGGCTCGGGTTCACCTACTTCGAACTGCCGAACCCGCCGCACCGCGCGTTCTTCGGCCGACCGCCGTACCTCGAACGCGCGTTCTTCGAGAACCTCGGGATCGGGTACGAGGAGCGGTCGGGCGAGGACTGGGCGACGGCGTGGGGCGAGATCCGGGCGCGCGTGGATGCGGGCGACCCCGCGCTGGTCTTCGCCGACATCTACCACCTCGACTACTTCGGGACGGACACGCACTTCTCGCCGCACGCGCTGCTCGTCGTGGGATACGGGCGTGAGTACGAGCGCGAGAGAGAGGAGGAGGGGGCGGAAGACGAGGGTGACGGGAGCGAGGGAGACGGAGGGGGCCACGGGAGCGAGGAGGGTGACGGAGGGAGCCACGGGAGCGGGACGGAGTACGTCGTCCTCTCCGACAGCGAATTTCCGGAACCGCAGCGCGTGCCCGTCGAGTCCCTGCGGGCGGCGATGACCGTCCCGCCCGACCTGAGTTACCCGACTCGCAACCGTTATCTCGTCGTGACTGACCCCGAGATCCGGGTGCCCGTCGAGGAGGCCGTCGCGACCGCCACGGAGGCGACGGCGCGCTACATGCTCGACCCGCGCGACGCGGTCCACGACGTGGGCGCGTTCGGCGTCCACGGACTCGACGGCGTCCGGGCGCTCGCCGCCGACCTCCCGGGGTGGACCGCGCTCCCCGATCCCGCCTGGACGACGCGCTTCGCCTACCAGAACGTCGAGCGGCGCGGCACGGGCGGCGGGGCGTTCCGCGGCCTCCAGCGCGACTTCCTCCGGACCGTCGGGCACCCATACGGCGAGCACGTGACCGAGGAGACGGCCGCGATCGCGGACGCCTGGACCGACGCGGCCCTGACGCTTCGGGAGGCGAGCGAGGCGGACGAGGCGGAGCTATCGAGGGGGCTCGCGGCGGCGGGCG
- the spt4 gene encoding transcription elongation factor subunit Spt4 — translation MAKRLVCRECHRVQDAGEEQSCVVCGSTSLSEDWAGYVIIAHPEKSEIAREMDVAEPGAYALKVR, via the coding sequence ATGGCGAAGCGACTCGTCTGTCGCGAGTGCCACCGCGTCCAGGACGCCGGCGAGGAGCAGTCCTGCGTCGTCTGCGGCTCGACCTCCCTCTCCGAGGACTGGGCGGGATACGTCATCATCGCCCACCCGGAGAAGAGCGAGATCGCCCGGGAGATGGACGTGGCGGAACCGGGCGCGTACGCGCTGAAGGTGCGCTGA
- a CDS encoding DNA-directed RNA polymerase: MYKRVRLRDTVEVPPRFLDDVSEQLVKELLQDKLEGRMDEEVGSVVSVVEVVDIGEGTVLPNRPGVYYEAEFYAVTFDPQMQEVIDGEVVEVVNFGAFVGIGPVDGLLHVSQISDEYLAFDEEGQQLASRESNQALGVGDAVRARIVTKSIDERNPRDSKIGLTAKQPGLGKHGWLREKHEQAAAGE, translated from the coding sequence ATGTACAAGAGGGTCAGACTACGCGACACGGTCGAGGTGCCCCCGCGGTTCCTCGACGACGTCTCAGAACAGCTGGTCAAGGAACTACTGCAGGACAAACTCGAGGGGCGGATGGACGAGGAGGTCGGCTCCGTCGTGAGCGTCGTCGAGGTCGTCGACATCGGCGAAGGGACCGTCCTCCCGAACCGCCCCGGCGTCTACTACGAGGCGGAGTTCTACGCGGTCACGTTCGACCCGCAGATGCAGGAGGTCATCGACGGCGAGGTCGTCGAGGTGGTCAACTTCGGCGCGTTCGTCGGGATCGGTCCCGTCGACGGCCTGCTGCACGTCTCTCAGATCTCCGACGAGTACCTCGCGTTCGACGAGGAGGGCCAGCAGCTCGCCTCACGGGAGTCGAACCAGGCGCTCGGGGTCGGCGATGCCGTCCGCGCGCGCATCGTCACCAAGAGCATCGACGAGCGCAACCCGCGGGACTCGAAGATCGGCCTGACCGCGAAGCAGCCCGGCCTCGGAAAGCACGGCTGGCTCCGCGAGAAACACGAGCAGGCCGCGGCGGGTGAGTGA
- a CDS encoding ATP-binding protein gives MTGPALDIVEFMLTARVYSDNRELDPGDLPPPYRRAFWNADAEPDESTGRPAPGGIERPLTVTATTITEATGYGHPWDAISGLMFTGKKDFSGAIEFTDLGMAEKWYRERTSAERLLDNPTLALYFEEDFEGVDYETARARNRPIHADRVWIDSLLEQMFDEEDEEMLDLVEVRAPEEVEMTLDDLVLTADQEGEILKIVKAIEHRDYLASIGLREIGKLLFVGPPGTGKTTSARALAHDLDLPFVEVKLSMITSQYLGETAKNVDKAFEVAKRLAPCIFFMDEFDFVAKTRASDEHAAIKRAVNTLLKSIDEISLIQDEVLLIGATNHPDQLDAAAWRRFDEIVNFPKPDHQMRADILRVITRQMEIVDFDPEALADETEGLTGSDLRLVLREAVLDALTEERTTLTQGDLEDAVAGFEERDNLKNMDMMNGDPDALIAGNGHDAGGRSHDHDHDHDHDHDHDHAHDRPADGV, from the coding sequence ATGACCGGCCCGGCGCTCGACATTGTCGAATTCATGCTCACCGCGCGTGTCTACTCCGACAACCGTGAGCTCGACCCCGGTGACCTGCCCCCGCCCTATCGGCGCGCCTTCTGGAACGCCGACGCCGAGCCAGACGAGTCGACGGGCCGGCCAGCGCCCGGCGGCATCGAACGGCCGCTCACGGTCACGGCGACGACCATCACGGAGGCGACGGGCTACGGCCACCCGTGGGACGCCATCTCCGGACTGATGTTCACCGGGAAGAAGGACTTCTCCGGGGCGATCGAGTTCACGGACCTCGGGATGGCCGAGAAGTGGTACCGCGAGCGGACCTCCGCCGAGCGGTTGCTCGACAACCCGACGCTCGCGCTCTACTTCGAGGAGGACTTCGAGGGCGTCGACTACGAGACGGCCCGCGCGCGCAACCGCCCGATCCACGCCGACCGCGTCTGGATCGACAGCCTGCTCGAACAGATGTTCGACGAGGAGGACGAGGAGATGCTCGACCTCGTCGAGGTGCGCGCGCCCGAGGAGGTCGAGATGACCCTCGACGACCTCGTGCTCACCGCCGACCAGGAGGGGGAGATCCTGAAGATCGTGAAGGCCATCGAGCACCGCGACTACCTCGCCAGCATCGGCCTGCGCGAGATCGGGAAGCTGCTGTTCGTCGGCCCGCCGGGGACCGGGAAGACGACCAGCGCCCGCGCGCTCGCCCACGACCTCGACCTGCCGTTCGTCGAGGTGAAGCTGTCGATGATCACGAGCCAGTACCTCGGCGAGACGGCGAAGAACGTCGACAAGGCCTTCGAGGTGGCCAAACGGCTCGCCCCCTGCATCTTCTTCATGGACGAGTTCGACTTCGTGGCGAAGACGCGCGCCTCTGACGAGCACGCGGCGATCAAGCGCGCCGTCAACACGCTGCTCAAGAGCATCGACGAGATCTCGCTCATCCAGGACGAGGTGCTCCTCATCGGCGCGACGAACCACCCCGACCAGCTCGACGCGGCCGCCTGGCGGCGCTTCGACGAGATCGTCAACTTCCCGAAGCCGGACCACCAGATGCGCGCCGACATCCTCCGGGTCATCACCCGGCAGATGGAGATCGTGGACTTCGACCCCGAGGCGCTGGCCGACGAGACGGAGGGGCTCACCGGCAGCGACCTCCGGCTCGTCCTCAGGGAGGCGGTCCTCGACGCGCTCACCGAGGAGCGCACGACGCTCACCCAGGGGGACCTGGAGGACGCCGTCGCCGGGTTCGAGGAGCGCGACAACCTGAAGAACATGGACATGATGAACGGCGACCCCGACGCGCTCATCGCGGGTAACGGCCACGACGCCGGCGGACGCTCCCACGATCACGATCACGATCACGATCACGACCACGACCACGACCACGCGCACGATCGCCCCGCGGACGGGGTCTGA